The Phoenix dactylifera cultivar Barhee BC4 chromosome 17, palm_55x_up_171113_PBpolish2nd_filt_p, whole genome shotgun sequence genome contains a region encoding:
- the LOC103719072 gene encoding pentatricopeptide repeat-containing protein At5g16420, mitochondrial: MTGKMNPEILLHPGWRRSGQSLLLFLRRRHLSTVVDLAHLSSPIDLDHLSSLRSPSDLLASYTVTPPVRPWPSPLTSRRLASLIRRQPSADLAFAAFRHAAMFVPNFSPSYLAYHALMDRLARDRAFHLIPPVLTELRRSGARCGEQAFITLIRAYSLASRPAAALRTFLSIPSFGVRASVRSFNALLNAMIQNRRYRLAAALFRRCRSRFGVIPNVCSCNILLKALCKMGDIDGALQVLDEMPGWGMVPNVITYTTIIAYYCAHGDLPAARALFDTILSRGYSPDATTYTVLIDGYCHHGELSDAVKTMDEMEAAGIPPNDVTYSVVIEACCKEKKSGEALNLLLDMLDGKYMPESSLCCKVIDALCEDGKVEDACEIWRRLLKKNVTPDNSISSTLIYWLCKKGKVWEARKLFDQFERGFIPSLLTYNTLISGMCENGELQEAGRLWDDMVERKCMPNVFTYNVLIKGFCKARKAKEGVMVLDEMFEKGCIPDKFTYSVLVDGLFESGDEEEVGKVLQRAASGRGKFLDVGCWDVFIRKVVSDTDRWREHIHAVLDT; encoded by the coding sequence ATGACGGGGAAGATGAATCCCGAGATCCTCCTCCACCCTGGGTGGCGGCGCTCCGGCcaatctctcctcctcttccttcggCGGCGCCACCTCTCCACGGTGGTGGACCTGGCCCACCTCTCCTCCCCCATCGACCTCGACCACCTCTCCTCCCTCCGCTCCCCCTCCGACCTCCTCGCCTCTTACACCGTCACCCCTCCCGTCCGCCCCTGGCCCTCCCCCCTCACCTCCCGCCGCCTCGCCTCCCTCATCCGCCGCCAGCCCTCCGCCGACCTCGCCTTCGCTGCCTTCCGCCACGCAGCCATGTTCGTCCCCAACTTCTCCCCCTCCTACCTCGCCTACCACGCCCTCATGGACCGCCTCGCCCGCGACCGTGCCTTCCACCTCATCCCTCCCGTCCTCACCGAACTCCGCCGCTCCGGCGCTCGCTGCGGCGAGCAGGCCTTCATCACCCTCATCCGAGCCTACTCCCTCGCCTCCCGCCCTGCCGCCGCCCTCCGCACCTTCCTCTCCATCCCCTCCTTCGGTGTCCGAGCCTCCGTCCGCTCCTTCAACGCCCTCCTCAACGCCATGATCCAGAACCGGCGCTACCGCCTCGCCGCCGCACTCTTCCGCCGCTGCCGCTCCCGCTTCGGCGTCATCCCCAACGTCTGCTCCTGCAATATCCTCCTTAAGGCCCTCTGCAAGATGGGTGACATTGACGGCGCGCTCCAGGTGCTAGACGAAATGCCCGGATGGGGGATGGTCCCCAATGTCATCACCTACACCACCATTATCGCCTATTACTGCGCCCACGGCGACCTCCCTGCTGCCCGAGCCCTCTTTGATACGATCCTCAGCCGTGGCTACTCCCCTGATGCAACCACCTACACTGTCCTTATTGACGGCTACTGCCACCATGGTGAGCTCTCTGACGCTGTCAAAACCATGGACGAGATGGAGGCAGCTGGCATTCCCCCGAACGACGTCACTTACTCCGTTGTGATTGAGGCATGCTGCaaggagaagaagtcgggagaagctCTGAACTTGctccttgacatgcttgatgGGAAGTACATGCCGGAGTCATCGCTCTGCTGTAAGGTGATTGATGCTCTGTGTGAGGatgggaaggtggaggatgctTGCGAGATATGGAGGAGGCTTTTGAAGAAGAATGTAACCCCTGACAATTCCATCTCGAGCACGTTGATATACTGGTTGTGTAAGAAGGGGAAGGTTTGGGAGGCAAGAAAGCTATTTGATCAGTTCGAGAGGGGGTTTATTCCAAGCTTGTTGACATATAATACGCTCATCTCAGGGATGTGCGAGAACGGGGAGCTGCAGGAGGCAGGGAGATTGTGGGATGATATGGTGGAGAGGAAGTGTATGCCCAATGTTTTCACTTATAATGTGCTGATCAAGGGGTTTTGTAAGGCCAGGAAAGCGAAGGAGGGGGTGATGGTATTGGACGAGATGTTCGAGAAGGGTTGTATTCCGGATAAGTTCACGTACAGTGTGTTGGTTGATGGGCTTTTCGAATCTGGAGATGAAGAGGAGGTTGGTAAGGTTCTTCAGCGTGCAGCTTCAGGTAGAGGGAAATTCCTGGATGTGGGCTGTTGGGATGTGTTCATAAGGAAAGTGGTCAGTGACACTGATAGATGGAGAGAGCATATCCATGCAGTGTTAGATACATGA